In the Bombiscardovia apis genome, ATAGTTGTCAATGTCGTCGGGAAAGCGTTGTGCCGCCTCGCGCTTGGCCTGAGAATACTCTTCCACGGCCTGTGGGTGCTCGCGCAAGTAGTCGCGAAAAGTCAGGTGGCGCTTGAGCTCGGCCGAATCTTGTGGGCAAGCGTAAAGGTGGTGGGCCATGAGCCCCGGCAGTTCGTCGTAGGCAAAGGCCTCGCGCCCCTCAATCCCCAAATCGCCCTCGTCTTTATAACCCAACTTGGCCAGAGCGCGCACTATCCCCGCCAAATCCGAGCGCTCGCGATACACCAGGTCGATGTCCAAAATCGGCTTAGCTCAAAGCCCACAGACCGCAGTAGACCCCACGTGCTCCACCCCAACCAGAGCACCGCCCATCCCAGCCTCTTCCATCCCAGCCACAATCCGCTCCCGAATCCCCTCAAAGCACCCATGCCACCCCTCATCGTGCCCCAAAACAGTAATGTGCTGTGTGCGCATGGTCCCCCCCCCCCGCTGGTTCAAGCTACCGGTTGTTGCTTTCTTTGATTGGGTCTGGATAGATAATATAAGAAGACGGAATCAGCTCTGCACTTCCGTGGAGGTCGCCTCGATTCTCAAAGCGCTTGGGCTTTTCGCTGTAACAATCGTAATATCGTACTAGCATGAAAGCATGATCGTCATGTGATTGTATTACCTCATGAGAGGAGACGTAGAATGGCCGGTCTAGACCACCAGACGTTGTCTTAACCTCTATATGCAGTTCTTCGCCGGTTTCAGGGTCGAAGCTGAGAATATCATAACCCGCGTTGTCGTTCTCTTCTGAAATTGGTCTGACTTTATCTGCCAACTCATGTTGGCCCCGATCGAGTAACTGGCGCTTTTGGAAAGCAATTTCCAATGACTCTCCAAATTTTCCGAGTTGAATATTGCGAATGTTTTTCTGAACAAAATCAATTTTTGATTTCTTTTTAGGAGTTGTTGAGACTGGCTTATCGTCTCGGTTGGTGTGGTCTAAGCCAGGGCAAAGCACGGTTTCTGGAACTGGTATGTTGCTTATTAAGAACTTTTCGTAATATTTGAGTGCCGTAGTAAATCTTGTTGCATCACTTTCGGCGTTATTTCCCGTTCCCTTGCGGACGTACCTATAACCAGATTCTTGAATGAACAATAGTAGTCTACAAACGCTCGTAACATCAGAAAGTTCATAGATAGGGGTTGTGCATATATCTTTAATGTCTGTATTAGCTAGCTTTACTTGTTTATTCGTACCGGGATCGGTAAAGACTAGCCGCGAGTACAGTGAGTAAAATGTGTTTTGCTTCTTAAACTCGTTCGCATACGTCTTTGCTGTATCCTCGCTGAGGTGTTCTTTCTCAATAAGATAGGTTTTGAACGCAGAAAATTGTTCGGAAGGTACAGCAGTAACTTCGAATGCTTCTTGAATCAGGGTGCTAATTCTTTTCTGGTTATTCGTCGTCCGACGTTTTGATGCGCCAGATGAATGCTCAGTGTGAACTTCCTGAGCAGCTTCTTTTATGCTTATTTCTGAGTTGCACAAGATGGGAATGGACTGTTCATAAGCTTCTAAAATGGTGCTCGCGTTGTCGTCTATTTTTTCGGCATAGGTTTGGATAACTTTTCCGTAAATTGAGAGCATGGACTTAAGATCTTTGCTCAACTGTTCGTCGCTGGGTATGTTGTTGCGATCATAGTAGTAACCGCACACATGGCCCTGCTCGTAGCCGCGGGCAAGAGTTGTATTTCTAGAGCCAACCCGACCTAAGTCGATCGAGGTACGTAAATCATTTTTGTTAGGAAGAGATGAGGAGACAGAGCTCCAAGTTCGATCCGCTATACGTCGTATATTCTCTAAAGCTATTTCGCCCTTGTATAGATTTGAGAACTCGGTCCAAGATAGTAAGAAAGAGAGGTACACTCCTGTCCTATCAGCCTTGAAGAGGTATACAAGGTAAAAACCTTTGCTTGCTGCGTCTGAGATGCGCTTGTCGAAGGCAGCTATCCAGGGTATGAGCGCTGTGCTGCCCATTCCCGCAGAACCTTTTACGGCGTACTGGCCCTGCTTAGGGAGGATCGCTAATAATTCATCTGCATATTCATGCCGAATTTGGTCTTTTATAGTTTCGTGCTCACTGTCGGCGTCGTCGTATCGGGCTAGCACTTCTTGCAGCGCATGTTGAAACGTCATAGTATCTCCCTACTGCATGGCATGTGCGGCGTTGTGTTACTACTCACCATTTATGCTCTTGTATGTATAGCAACAGTATATTCGCTATTTCTTTAAGAAAAAACTCAAGCTGGAATATTTGCGGCGTCCTAGATGTAGGGTATAGTGAGGTGTTCGGCGGGAACGCTGAGTTTGATAATTGAAGATTGGGGCTGATCGGTTTCGACGGTGATCTGTTCGTCGCAGGGAAGCGTGCCGAGAACGCGGGGGTCCGCTCGTTAACGTCCTCTCGCAAAAAATTAAGTGCTAAATCTAATCGCACTGAGTTCGCTCTCGCTGCCTAAGCTTTAAGCTAGGATTAACCAGCGAGCTACGGCTCCGTTCACTCTCCTTCGTCTTCGGGGAGAAGCTGAGCGTCATTTAGAAGGCTTGCTTGAGTTGTTGCGTCACAGGGCAACTTAGGGACTTTAACTGTGAATATGCCAGCCGCCCGTTGTCTGCGACATAGGCGGGGGCAGAAAAATAGCCATACGGCCAGCAGACTACGCACGTAGAAGACTGGGAGTACGGTCACCGGACCGGGGTTCAATTCCCCGCAGCTCCACCAATCAAAAGCGCCACCCCAACCCGGGTGGCGCTTTTTTATTGTAATAATGCCGTTTCTAAGCCATTCTTAGTATGTACTATGCCAATGCGTTCCACAATCAAAGTTCGAAACAGCTAGTTTCGTATATAAAAAGGGCCACACCCTAAGAAGTGGCCCTAAATAGATTGTGGGCAATTACTGCTTTTTCAGATGAATGGTTGTGGTGGTGCCTAGCGCGCTCGCGGAATAGGTTATTTCTCCGTTGCTGTACTTGAACTCTTTGGTGTCGTCGCTGGAAGCAAGGAGGCTTTCGCGCATCTTGTCTTTGTCTCCCTGGCTGGTCCATGAGAAGTCGCCGGACTTCGTAGGTGCTGTGTAGCTGCCGGTCCAGTAGAGGCTTTTGGTGCCTGGGCTAATCCAGTTAATCTCGATGGTATTGCCGGTGATGGTGGCTTCCTGGTAGTGGTCTTTTTCGCCGTTGGTTTGTTTCCAAGTGCCGCTTAAGTCGGCCGGCTTGTCTACTTGCTTTTCTGCTGCTGGCTGTTTGTTGTCAGCTGAGCTGTTAGAGGATCCACCGCAGGCAGATAATCCCATTGTTAAAATCAGTACCGACGTTGCTGCTGCTACAACACTGCGAGCCTTCATGCTCTTCCCTTCTATAGCAATGCTGGCACATTGGAGGCCAGCCATTGTTTATAGTCTTCTACGACTTGGGCCGTTATGCCCATTCGAGGCTATCAGATAAGGTCGCCTAGAAAGTTTGTTCGGCGGTTGCGTACTCGATGTGGTTTATGAGGCGTACGGCGTTCTCTTTACGGACCTGTCGCTCAGCTTTGGCATCTGTGCGGCCGCAGCCTGGTTTTTAAACTTGGAATGTGACTTCTCTTGAACATAGTTGCCGCGCCGGCGGAAGATGCTGCCTGGTAGTTGATGACGATGGCGTGCTCTTCGCTGGGGTGATGCAAGTTACCGGAATCGATATAGGCTCGTCGAAAACATATCGTGCTGCGTAGTCAGACATACCCCCCCCCTCCCCACTGCGAGACTTTGTTCTGAGTTGAATGTGCTAGAAGCAAGGTCAGATTAACAATAATGGTTGTGTTTGTTCGGATGCCTTGGATACCGTATTATCGTTTTAATGAAAAGTGCTATTGATGCAATGAAAAATATTATTGCTGCAATAAAAAATTGGCTAATCTCTAAATATACTGCATTAGTGCAGTGGGCGATAGAAAAGCTAATTTTAGCTAAGCCCTCCGCTAATCAACATATACGTTCGATCTTAATGTTTGTCGGCTTGACTAGTTTTACAGTAGTGGTACTTCTGTGTGTGATTCATGCGTATGTTATTCCACAAATAGCAGCAATAGATATAGAGAAAATCAAGACAGAGAGTGCTGCACTTGGTCAAATTAGACCTTTTGCAATCGGCGCCTTCTTTTGTGTTTGCTTATACCCGCTGTCGGCCATGTCAAAATCACATAACAAGAAAAAGATATTTTATTTTGTGTTTTGTATGTCCGCAGGTGTGTTTGGCTCTATCAATTTCCTGTATGCGAAAAGTGTTACGGGGATTTGTTTGTTCTGCCTTGTCATGGTTTCATCTATATTGGTCATACTAACGATTGATGCATTGCGTGTTATCTATAGCTGGCTCTTGAATGATGGGGGAGAGGATACTGGAGACCAAAGCGTTGATATCGCAAAGCTCACCTTTGTCTGGGGCATTATAGTTTTTGTTTTTGGTATCATTATCAAATGAACGATAGAAAGTCCGTTGAGCACGACAAATTTTTCTGGTCAGAAGTTTGTGTTTCAGTTGTTACCATAATATTTATTGCAGTCCTAATTATATACAAGCGATGGCTGGTTGCACTACCGAGCGTAACGAAAGCTCAAGGACTTATGCGGGCAGTTACGATTGCTCAGCAAAAAGGTTATTGGGCAGTTCTTATACTCGGTATTCTTTTGATTATCGGCATGATTGGATTTTGCTATTACCTATTTAAGAATAGGTCTTATAGTCAAAATTCCATTACCGTATTGGCTACCTATTTTATTATTAATGCCGTTCTCTTTGTAGTGCTTGTCTTAGTGTTCTGGGATCCAATCTTCACAACATTTTGCACATTGATTGGTGCAAGTCTGGCTGTTTTGTATACCATGGAATCGTAAAGCATTGGTACATTTTCCTATAAGCATTGTAAAAAGGCATACTGATTTGGGAAGATATATTTCTTGAAATGAGTAACTACGTTTGGCTCTTTACGAAAAGAGTTCGGGAGCTATCTCATTAGTTTCTAATCTATGGACAGCAGCTGGCCAATTATGTCTTTTAATCTGTTCCGTTTGCGGTGCTTGAACCAGCGAAGCCTCGGTTGGTTGGGCCGAGGCTTCGTGTCTGTAGCGGGGTGGTTCCTCCGCTTGAGTTACTTTACTGGGCCGCCGGCAGGTGGTGCCCCTTGCTGCGCTTGCGGTGATTATTGGTTTGCAGGGCTGCGTAGGTTACTGCCGCAATAAGGCTGAGGGCCAGCAGGCTGCCTCCGCCTAGGCGCTGGAGGGGGATGCTGCCGGCTTTGGGGAGGGTTAGGGGGGTGTAGGGGTAGGTGAAGTCGTGGATGGGGTAGTCGGGTTGGGCTGTTCCGTTCAACGTCCAGGTGACTATTACGGGTACTGGGCCGCCTGCGTCGTTTTGGGGTGAGGTGACGGTCCAGGTGCCTGCACTACCGTTTGGGGTGGGGCCGGTTTGGGCTGGGGTTGGGCCGAATTTGACGGCGGTGACGTTGATGTCGTAGAGCATGCCTGCGCTGACGGGGGTGAGGCTGAGTTTGCCTGGGCCACCTTGTTTATCGCCCAATTGGCCGAACGCGTTGTCGCCCCAGGTCCAGAGGGCGCCGGTGGTGTCGATGCCGATAGCATGTTTCCAGCCGGATATGAGTTTAGTGAACGTGGTGCCGGGTTTGGTGTTGACGACGATGGGTCGGGTTGGGCTGGTTTGGTTGCCGTTGCCGAGTTGGCCGGAGGCGTTGTTGCCCCAGGCGTAGATGCTGCCGTTGCTGGCGATGCTTAACGCGCTGTTGCTGTTGGTGGTGACGCTGGTGAAGGTGATACCGGCAGGCAGGGTCGGCTCGGCTGGTAGCGGCTGGTTGAGGGTACTGCCGTTGCCTAGCTCGTAGTCACCGTTGTAGCCCCAGGTGTAAATGCGGCCAGTGTCGCTGATGGCGAGTGACCAGTCGGCGGTAGCGGTGGCCTGTTTGAAGGTGGTGACTCCCACGGGGAGCTGGACTTGCACGGGCACGCTGCTGGTATTGCCCACGTTGATGGTGGTGGTGCCGAGTTGGCCGTATTGGTTGGAACCCCAGCTGTAAGCCTGGCCGTTATCGCCCAAACCGATGGAATGGCCTGAAGCGGCGCTGATATGGGTGAAGTGGTAGATGCCAGCCGGCGTTTGCAC is a window encoding:
- a CDS encoding MrcB family domain-containing protein; protein product: MTFQHALQEVLARYDDADSEHETIKDQIRHEYADELLAILPKQGQYAVKGSAGMGSTALIPWIAAFDKRISDAASKGFYLVYLFKADRTGVYLSFLLSWTEFSNLYKGEIALENIRRIADRTWSSVSSSLPNKNDLRTSIDLGRVGSRNTTLARGYEQGHVCGYYYDRNNIPSDEQLSKDLKSMLSIYGKVIQTYAEKIDDNASTILEAYEQSIPILCNSEISIKEAAQEVHTEHSSGASKRRTTNNQKRISTLIQEAFEVTAVPSEQFSAFKTYLIEKEHLSEDTAKTYANEFKKQNTFYSLYSRLVFTDPGTNKQVKLANTDIKDICTTPIYELSDVTSVCRLLLFIQESGYRYVRKGTGNNAESDATRFTTALKYYEKFLISNIPVPETVLCPGLDHTNRDDKPVSTTPKKKSKIDFVQKNIRNIQLGKFGESLEIAFQKRQLLDRGQHELADKVRPISEENDNAGYDILSFDPETGEELHIEVKTTSGGLDRPFYVSSHEVIQSHDDHAFMLVRYYDCYSEKPKRFENRGDLHGSAELIPSSYIIYPDPIKESNNR